In one Flavobacteriales bacterium genomic region, the following are encoded:
- a CDS encoding VWA domain-containing protein produces the protein MKSRILFLFTLCLFGFSGAVKSQMAITSESWDRSRMSQNGSFQDLSVNNAYEVLAIDVDANIKDQIADVTVTQTIYNPGNRALEVEIFFPLPNSGVVQNFMMMVNGKEVPGQLMKQEEARGIYEDIVRRKRDPALMEYVGYGLFKTSVFPIQVGEERTITVRYTQVCDRNMNAVNFVYPFGTQKFSAKALRSVTLNARLESTDGIKSIYSPTDDIVIKRTGEKNASIKMEKHYVLPTSDFKMVFTIDKGEVGASLLSYKAAADKDGYFMLLASPSIEESVKKSTKNVVFVIDRSGSMAGQKISQARGALEFVMRNLNDGDLFNIVAYDDRIENFKPEMQRYSKSSFEEAYTYINGISAGGGTNINSALTSAMGMLTDNTNPSYIIFLTDGLPTAGITDELSISGNCASANKVKARLFAFGVGNDVNARLLDRLSTTNGGLSEYVRPGEDIEASVAKLYSNISSPVLTDISISFDGMNVRSTYPEILPDLFRGGQIVWVGKYTKPGKTNVTIKGKNNGVEKTFTFPVEFVSHNGNKNNDYVEKIWASRRVGHLINQIDLNGKNPELVDELVRLSKEYGILTPYTAFLAREDVNLNEVSQNVRETEQNLDQLNVVSGSLGNSQRSYKNSMQNNDKVEMAPMAESKDAYVDDVAQVKAQTVKNVGNKTFYKKNNEWVDGTLKTDDRKNVVKVQMYSKEYFELAKGQSAEFNQYLSFGENVVFHMNGTTYEVYK, from the coding sequence ATGAAATCGCGGATCTTATTTTTATTTACGCTGTGTTTATTCGGATTTTCCGGTGCAGTAAAATCGCAAATGGCTATCACGTCCGAAAGTTGGGACCGAAGCAGGATGAGTCAGAATGGTTCTTTTCAGGATCTGTCTGTAAACAATGCTTATGAAGTATTGGCCATCGATGTTGATGCTAATATTAAGGATCAGATTGCAGATGTTACGGTGACCCAAACCATTTATAATCCGGGTAACCGTGCACTGGAAGTGGAAATATTTTTTCCCTTACCGAATTCCGGCGTAGTACAGAATTTTATGATGATGGTGAACGGAAAAGAAGTTCCCGGTCAATTAATGAAACAGGAAGAAGCCCGCGGCATATATGAAGATATCGTTCGCCGAAAAAGAGATCCGGCTTTAATGGAATATGTGGGATATGGATTGTTTAAGACATCCGTTTTCCCGATTCAGGTTGGCGAAGAACGTACCATAACAGTAAGGTACACGCAAGTTTGCGACAGAAATATGAATGCCGTGAACTTCGTTTATCCATTCGGCACACAAAAATTTTCAGCTAAAGCTTTACGTTCCGTAACATTAAATGCGCGACTCGAATCTACCGATGGCATCAAATCGATTTATAGTCCAACCGATGATATCGTTATTAAACGCACCGGCGAAAAAAATGCTTCCATTAAAATGGAGAAACATTATGTACTTCCAACTTCCGATTTTAAAATGGTGTTTACCATCGATAAGGGAGAAGTGGGTGCATCATTATTAAGTTATAAGGCTGCTGCAGATAAAGATGGCTATTTCATGTTGCTTGCCAGTCCATCGATTGAAGAATCGGTGAAGAAGTCGACCAAGAATGTAGTGTTTGTAATTGACAGAAGCGGATCGATGGCCGGACAAAAAATTTCGCAGGCAAGAGGAGCGCTCGAATTTGTAATGCGTAATTTAAATGATGGTGACCTATTTAATATTGTAGCCTACGACGACCGCATTGAGAATTTTAAACCTGAAATGCAACGCTATTCGAAATCTAGTTTCGAAGAAGCCTATACCTATATTAATGGTATAAGTGCCGGTGGAGGTACAAATATTAATTCAGCACTAACATCTGCGATGGGGATGTTGACCGATAATACCAATCCCAGTTACATTATATTTCTTACCGACGGATTACCAACTGCCGGTATAACGGATGAACTTTCCATTTCCGGAAATTGTGCATCTGCCAATAAAGTGAAAGCACGTTTATTTGCTTTCGGTGTAGGAAATGATGTAAACGCACGATTGCTCGATCGCTTGTCGACCACTAACGGAGGATTAAGCGAGTATGTTCGTCCCGGTGAAGACATTGAAGCCAGTGTGGCTAAATTGTACAGTAATATTAGTAGTCCCGTTTTAACTGATATATCCATTTCCTTCGATGGCATGAATGTCCGTTCTACCTATCCGGAAATTTTACCTGATTTATTCCGTGGCGGACAAATTGTTTGGGTGGGTAAATACACCAAACCCGGAAAAACGAATGTGACCATTAAAGGAAAAAATAATGGTGTAGAAAAAACATTTACGTTCCCGGTTGAGTTTGTTTCTCACAATGGTAACAAGAACAATGATTATGTAGAGAAAATCTGGGCATCGCGCAGGGTTGGACATTTAATTAATCAGATTGACCTGAATGGAAAAAATCCGGAACTGGTGGATGAACTGGTTCGCCTGAGTAAAGAATATGGAATCCTTACTCCATATACAGCATTCCTTGCCCGCGAGGATGTGAACTTAAATGAAGTGAGTCAGAATGTTCGCGAAACCGAGCAAAATCTTGATCAGTTGAATGTAGTGAGTGGTTCGCTTGGAAATTCGCAACGTTCCTATAAAAACAGTATGCAGAATAACGATAAAGTTGAAATGGCACCAATGGCAGAATCGAAAGATGCATATGTAGATGATGTGGCTCAGGTTAAAGCACAAACAGTGAAGAATGTGGGTAATAAAACCTTCTACAAGAAAAACAATGAGTGGGTTGATGGTACCTTAAAAACCGATGATCGTAAAAATGTAGTGAAGGTTCAAATGTACAGCAAGGAATATTTTGAGTTGGCTAAAGGACAAAGCGCAGAGTTTAATCAGTATTTATCCTTCGGAGAAAATGTTGTTTTCCACATGAATGGAACTACCTACGAAGTTTATAAATAA